The following is a genomic window from Terriglobales bacterium.
ATCCCGAACAGCACCACCGCCTCCCATTCCACGCGTCCGCGCGCGGCTGCCCAGCCCAGCAGCGGCGGCATCGCGCCCGGAAACGCGCCCACGAACGTGCACGCCGGCGAAATCTTCTTGAGCGGCGTATACAGTCCCAGATACGTTGCGGAGGTTGCCAGCGCCAGCAGGCCGGTCAGCACATTGGTGGTCAGCGCCAGGTACACGGCCCCGCCCAGCGTTGCCGCCAGGCCCACCGCGGCCGCGTGCCACGTGCTCATGCGCCCGGCAGGCAGCGGACGCCGGTCGGTGCGCCGCATCAGGCGGTCGCCCTCGCGCTCCATCACTTGGTTGAGCGCTCCGGTTCCGCCCGCCACCAGCCCGATTCCCGCCAGCGCATGCAACACCGCCCACGACCAGGGCGATACGCCCGCCTTCAATGCGCCCAGGTAATACCCGCACCACGCCGTCATCACGATCAGCGAGGTGACGCGCAGCTTCATCAGTTCGCCGTAGTCGGCGGCCACACCCGCCACTCCGCCGCG
Proteins encoded in this region:
- the cyoE gene encoding heme o synthase, translating into MSAASQALRMARGGVAGVAADYGELMKLRVTSLIVMTAWCGYYLGALKAGVSPWSWAVLHALAGIGLVAGGTGALNQVMEREGDRLMRRTDRRPLPAGRMSTWHAAAVGLAATLGGAVYLALTTNVLTGLLALATSATYLGLYTPLKKISPACTFVGAFPGAMPPLLGWAAARGRVEWEAVVLFGIVFLWQFPHFHSIAWLYREDYERAGILMRPVVDGDGRATAREILFYSLALIPVSLAPSFLHMSGTVYLAGALALGAAFLAFGVRLAAAGMPPSAPRSKAPARQLLQASVFYLPLLFALMMLNAAG